A DNA window from Ctenopharyngodon idella isolate HZGC_01 chromosome 8, HZGC01, whole genome shotgun sequence contains the following coding sequences:
- the LOC127517455 gene encoding zinc finger protein 208-like, with translation MLEYSHQPTSEDEHQEQRDQMEVKKKRKESNEVEEKHHFITGGKSLTFSQTEKTEAKKSFACPQCGESFTRKRSVREHMSTHSKEKLLTCDQCGESFTRKSSLREHMSTHSKEKLLTCDQCGESFARKRSLREHMSTHSKETLLTCDQCGEGFARKRSLEEHMSTHSKENLSTCDQCGVSFTRKSSLREHMSTHSKEKLLTCDQCGESFTRKSSLREHMSTHSKEKLLTCDQCGESFARKRSLREHMSTHSKETLLTCDQCGEGFARKRSLEEHMSTHSKENLSTCDQCGESFARKRSLEEHMSTHSKENLSTCDQCGEGYARKRSLEEHMSTHSKENLSTCDQCGEGFARKRSLEEHMSTHSKENLLTRDQCGEGFARKRSLEEHMSTHSKENLSTCDQCGEGYARKRSLEEHMSTHSKENLSTCDQCGEGFARKRSLEEHMSTRSKETLLTCDQCGEGFARKRSLREHMSTHSKEKLLTCDQCGESFTRKSSLREHMSTHSKENLSTCDQCGEGFARKRSLEEHMSTHSKETLLTCDQCGEGFARKRSVREHMSTHSKEKLLTCDQCGESFARKRSLEEHMSTHSKENQLTRDQCGEGFERKRSVREHMSTHSKENQLTRDQCGEGFTRKRSLEEHMSTHSKETLLTCDQCGEGFARKRSVREHMSTHSKVNQLTCDQCGESFTRKSSLREHMSTHSKENLLTRDQCGEGFARKRSLEEHMSTHSKENLLTCDQCGEGFARKRSLREHMSTHSKEKLLTFDQCGESFARKRSLEEHMSTHSKETLLTCDQCGESFTRKSSLREHMSTHSKETLLTCDQCGESFTRKSSLREHMSTHSKENQLTRDQCGEGFTRKRSLEEHMSTHSKETLSTCDQCGEGFARKRSLEEHMSTHSKENQLTCDQCGESFARKRSLEEHMSTHSKETLLTCDQCGEGFARKRSVREHMSTHSKENLSTCDQCGEGFARKRSLEEHMSTRSKENLSTCDQCGEGFARKRSLEEHMSTRSKETLLTCDQCGEGFARKRSLEEHMSTHSKENQLTRDQCGEGFARKRSLREHMSTHSKENLFTCDQIPNKCSHCYMNFSQPADLERHKMIHTGEKPYKCSRCKKRFLVSENLKIHERIHTAEKPYKCSHCEKSFRYPSELEGHEMIHTGEKPYKCSYCKKRFRDSRQLKMHVRIHTGEKPYECSHCDKRFAQIIVKKRHERIHTGEKPYECSYCHMRFSRLGILKKHKERKHL, from the exons atgctggaatatTCCCATCAGCCTACAAGTGAAGACGAGCATcaagaacaaagag ACCAGATGGAggtgaaaaagaaaaggaaagaatcAAATGAGGTGGAAGAGAAACACCATTTCATCACTGGAGGAAAATCTTTGACTTTCTCACAGACTGAAAAGACTGAAGCCAAGAAGTCGTTCgcctgccctcagtgtggagagagtttcacacgtaaaagaagtgtcagggagcacatgagtactcattctaaagagaaactgttaacatgtgaccagtgtggagagagtttcacacgtaaaagtagtctcagggagcacatgagtactcattctaaagagaaactgttgacatgtgaccagtgtggagagagttTCGCAAGaaaaagaagtctcagggagcacatgagtactcattctaaagagacactgttgacatgtgaccagtgtggagagggtttcgcacgtaaaagaagtctcgaggagcacatgagtactcattctaaagagaatctgtcgacatgtgaccagtgtggagtgagtttcacacgtaaaagtagtctcagggagcacatgagtactcattctaaagagaaactgttaacatgtgaccagtgtggagagagtttcacacgtaaaagtagtctcagggagcacatgagtactcattctaaagagaaactgttgacatgtgaccagtgtggagagagttTCGCAAGaaaaagaagtctcagggagcacatgagtactcattctaaagagacactgttgacatgtgaccagtgtggagagggtttcgcacgtaaaagaagtctcgaggagcacatgagtactcattctaaagagaatctgtcgacatgtgaccagtgtggagagagtttcgcacgtaaaagaagtctcgaggagcacatgagtactcattctaaagagaatctgtcgacatgtgaccagtgtggagagggttacgcacgtaaaagaagtctcgaggagcacatgagtactcattctaaagagaatctgtcgacatgtgaccagtgtggagagggtttcgcacgtaaaagaagtctcgaggagcacatgagtactcattctaaagagaatctgttgacacgtgaccagtgtggagagggtttcgcacgtaaaagaagtctcgaggagcacatgagtactcattctaaagagaatctgtcgacatgtgaccagtgtggagagggttacgcacgtaaaagaagtctcgaggagcacatgagtactcattctaaagagaatctgtcgacatgtgaccagtgtggagagggtttcgcacgtaaaagaagtctcgaggagcacatgagtactcgtTCTAAAGAGacactgttgacatgtgaccagtgtggagagggtttcgcacgtaaaagaagtctcagggagcacatgagtactcattctaaagagaaactgttgacatgtgaccagtgtggagagagtttcacacgtaaaagtagtctcagggagcacatgagtactcattctaaagagaatctgtcgacatgtgaccagtgtggagagggtttcgcacgtaaaagaagtctcgaggagcacatgagtactcattctaaagagacactgttgacatgtgaccagtgtggagagggtttcgcaAGAAAAAGAAGtgtcagggagcacatgagtactcattctaaagagaaactgttgacatgtgaccagtgtggagagagtttcgcacgtaaaagaagtctcgaggagcacatgagtactcattctaaagagaatcaGTTGACacgtgaccagtgtggagagggtttcgaaagaaaaagaagtgtcagggagcacatgagtactcattctaaagagaatcaGTTGACacgtgaccagtgtggagagggtttcacacgtaaaagaagtctcgaggagcacatgagtactcattctaaagagacactgttgacatgtgaccagtgtggagagggtttcgcaAGAAAAAGAAGtgtcagggagcacatgagtactcattctaaagtgAATcagttgacatgtgaccagtgtggagagagtttcacacgtaaaagtagtctcagggagcacatgagtactcattctaaagagaatctgttgacacgtgaccagtgtggagagggtttcgcacgtaaaagaagtctcgaggagcacatgagtactcattctaaagagaatctgttgacatgtgaccagtgtggagagggtttcgcacgtaaaagaagtctcagggagcacatgagtactcattctaaagagaaactgttgacatttgaccagtgtggagagagtttcgcacgtaaaagaagtctcgaggagcacatgagtactcattctaaagagacactgttgacatgtgaccagtgtggagagagtttcacacgtaaaagtagtctcagggagcacatgagtactcattctaaagagacactgttgacatgtgaccagtgtggagagagtttcacacgtaaaagtagtctcagggagcacatgagtactcattctaaagagaatcaGTTGACacgtgaccagtgtggagagggtttcacacgtaaaagaagtctcgaggagcacatgagtactcattctaaagagacactgtcgacatgtgaccagtgtggagagggtttcgcacgtaaaagaagtctcgaggagcacatgagtactcattctaaagagaatcagttgacatgtgaccagtgtggagagagtttcgcacgtaaaagaagtctcgaggagcacatgagtactcattctaaagagacactgttgacatgtgaccagtgtggagagggtttcgcaAGAAAAAGAAGtgtcagggagcacatgagtactcattctaaagagaatctgtcgacatgtgaccagtgtggagagggtttcgcacgtaaaagaagtctcgaggagcacatgagtactcgttctaaagagaatctgtcgacatgtgaccagtgtggagagggtttcgcacgtaaaagaagtctcgaggagcacatgagtactcgtTCTAAAGAGacactgttgacatgtgaccagtgtggagagggtttcgcacgtaaaagaagtctcgaggagcacatgagtactcattctaaagagaatcaGTTGACacgtgaccagtgtggagagggtttcgcaagaaaaagaagtctcagggagcacatgagtactcattctaaagagaatctgttTACATGTGACCAGATACCtaacaagtgttcacactgctaCATGAATTTCAGTCAACCAGCAGACCTGGAAAGACACAAgatgatccacactggagagaaaccttacaagtgttcacgcTGCAAAAAGAGATTCCTTGTGtcagaaaatctgaaaatacatgagaggatccacacagcagagaaaccttacaagtgttcacactgcgagAAGAGTTTCAGGTATCCATCAGAACTGGAAGGACACGAgatgatccacactggagagaaaccttacaagtgttcatactGCAAAAAGAGATTCCGTGACTCAAGACAACTGAAAATGCATGTGAGgatccacaccggagagaaaccttacgagtgttcacactgcgacaAGAGATTTGCTCAGATAATAGTTAAGAAaagacatgagaggatccacactggagagaaaccttacgaGTGTTCATACTGTCACATGAGATTCAGTCGGTTAGGAATTCTGAAAAAACACaaggaaagaaaacatttgtaG